A single Meles meles chromosome 20, mMelMel3.1 paternal haplotype, whole genome shotgun sequence DNA region contains:
- the LSMEM2 gene encoding leucine-rich single-pass membrane protein 2 gives MPEETQEADTVALTASPRSRAPLAPSHTQEVRLHQVESISDLHSGGSLCPYLAEEVQPWDELLGILPPSLCAQAGCGPLQGRGSFLMLLALLVLTCLALAILAVYLSVLQSESLRVLAHTLHTQEETLLRLRLASLSQLRRLNSSEAPAPS, from the exons ATGCCTGAGGAGACCCAGGAAG CAGACACTGTGGCACTGACAGCGAGCCCCAGGAGCAGGGCACCACTGGCCCCCAGCCACACACAGGAGGTGCGGCTGCACCAGGTGGAGTCCATCAGTGACCTGCACAGCGGAG GTTCTCTGTGCCCCTACCTGGCCGAGGAGGTGCAGCCATGGGACGAGCTGCTGGGGATCTTGCCCCCATCACTGTGTGCCCAGGCTGGCTGCGGTCCCCTGCAAGGCCGGGGAAGCTTCCTGATGCTGCTGGCACTGCTGGTGCTCACCTGCCTGGCGCTTGCCATTCTGGCCGTCTATCTGAGTG TGCTGCAGAGCGAGTCTCTCCGCGTGTTGGCACACACCCTGCACACCCAGGAAGAGACGCTCCTTAGGCTCCGGCTGGCCAGCCTCAGCCAGCTGCGCAGGCTCAACTCCAGCGAGGCCCCCGCACCCAGCTGA
- the IFRD2 gene encoding interferon-related developmental regulator 2 isoform X1, producing the protein MPRARKGSAPRKGAQRRGAGARSSTQADSGSSEDEAISEARSTTSECPSLLSTAAEDSLGGDAAEDQGQQEDIEEKLKEYVDCLTDKSAKTRQGALESLRLALASRLLPDFLLERRLTLADALEKCLKKGKGEEQALAAAVLGLLCVQLGPGPKGEELFHSLQPLLVSVLSDSTASPAARLHCASALGLGCYVAAADVQDLMSCLNCLESVFSRSCAVGGSTVPVVPTSQHGLLCAALQAWALLLTVCPSAHISHILDRQLPRLPQLLSSESVNLRIAAGETIALLFELARDLEEDFLYEDMEALCSALRTLATDSNKYRAKADRRRQRSTFRAVLHFVEGGECEEESVRFGLEVLYVDSWARRRAYASFKDVLGSGMHHHLQNNELLRDIFGLGPVLVLDAAALKACKISRFEKHLYNAAAFKARTKARSRVRDKRADLL; encoded by the exons GTGCCCGGAGCAGTACCCAGGCTGACTCAGGTTCGAGTGAGGACGAGGCCATCAGTGAGGCCCGCAGCACCACCAGTGAATGCCCCAGCCTCCTCAGCACTGCAGCCGAGGACAGCCTTG GGGGGGATGCTGCGGAGGATCAGGGCCAGCAGGAAGACATTGAGGAGAAGTTGAAGGAGTATGTGGACTGCCTCACAGATAAGAG TGCCAAGACCCGGCAGGGTGCTCTTGAGAGCCTTCGCCTGGCCCTGGCATCCCGCCTACTCCCCGACTTCTTGCTGGAGCGCCGCCTCACCCTGGCTGATGCCTTGGAAAAGTGCCTCAAGAAAG GGAAGGGCGAGGAGCAGGCGCTGGCCGCTGCTGTGCTAGGCCTGCTCTGCGTGCAGCTGGGCCCTGGACCCAAGGGTGAGGAGCTCTTCCACAGCCTGCAGCCCCTCCTGGTGTCTGTGCTCAGTGACAGCACAGCCAGCCCTGCTGCCCGGCTCCAC TGCGCTTCTGCTCTTGGCTTGGGGTGCTATGTGGCTGCTGCTGACGTCCAG GACCTGATGTCTTGCCTCAACTGCTTGGAAAGCGTTTTCAGCCGGTCCTGTGCCGTGGGTGGCTCCACAGTCCCTGTGGTCCCCACCAGCCAGCATGGCCTGCTCTGCGCTGCCCTGCAGGCCTGGGCTTTGCTCCTCACCGTCTGCCCCAGTGCCCATATCAGCCACATCCTGGACAG gcagCTGCCCCGGCTGCCCCAGCTCTTGTCCAGCGAAAGCGTGAACCTGCGAATTGCTGCCGGCGAGACCATCGCACTACTGTTTGAGCTTGCCCGGGACCTTGAG GAGGATTTTCTGTACGAGGACATGGAGGCCCTCTGTAGCGCCCTGCGGACCCTGGCCACCGACAGCAACAAGTACCGTGCCAAGGCTGACCGCCGGCGGCAGCGTTCCACGTTCCGTGCCGTGCTGCACTTTGTTGAG GGCGGGGAGTGTGAGGAAGAGTCCGTCCGCTTCGGCCTGGAGGTGCTCTATGTGGACAGCTGGGCGCGGCGCCGTGCCTATGCTTCCTTCAAGGACGTGCTGGGATCAGGCATGCACCACCACCTCCAG AACAACGAGCTCCTCCGTGACATCTTTGGCCTGGGCCCTGTGCTGGTGCTGGATGCCGCCGCCCTGAAGGCCTGCAAGATCTCACGTTTTGAGAAG CACTTGTACAACGCTGCTGCCTTCAAAGCACGGACCAAGGCACGCAGCCGCGTGCGGGACAAGCGGGCAGACCTCCTCTGA
- the IFRD2 gene encoding interferon-related developmental regulator 2 isoform X2 has product MPRARKGSAPRKGAQRRGAGARSSTQADSGSSEDEAISEARSTTSECPSLLSTAAEDSLGGDAAEDQGQQEDIEEKLKEYVDCLTDKSAKTRQGALESLRLALASRLLPDFLLERRLTLADALEKCLKKGKGEEQALAAAVLGLLCVQLGPGPKGEELFHSLQPLLVSVLSDSTASPAARLHCASALGLGCYVAAADVQDLMSCLNCLESVFSRSCAVGGSTVPVVPTSQHGLLCAALQAWALLLTVCPSAHISHILDRQLPRLPQLLSSESVNLRIAAGETIALLFELARDLEEDFLYEDMEALCSALRTLATDSNKYRAKADRRRQRSTFRAVLHFVENNELLRDIFGLGPVLVLDAAALKACKISRFEKHLYNAAAFKARTKARSRVRDKRADLL; this is encoded by the exons GTGCCCGGAGCAGTACCCAGGCTGACTCAGGTTCGAGTGAGGACGAGGCCATCAGTGAGGCCCGCAGCACCACCAGTGAATGCCCCAGCCTCCTCAGCACTGCAGCCGAGGACAGCCTTG GGGGGGATGCTGCGGAGGATCAGGGCCAGCAGGAAGACATTGAGGAGAAGTTGAAGGAGTATGTGGACTGCCTCACAGATAAGAG TGCCAAGACCCGGCAGGGTGCTCTTGAGAGCCTTCGCCTGGCCCTGGCATCCCGCCTACTCCCCGACTTCTTGCTGGAGCGCCGCCTCACCCTGGCTGATGCCTTGGAAAAGTGCCTCAAGAAAG GGAAGGGCGAGGAGCAGGCGCTGGCCGCTGCTGTGCTAGGCCTGCTCTGCGTGCAGCTGGGCCCTGGACCCAAGGGTGAGGAGCTCTTCCACAGCCTGCAGCCCCTCCTGGTGTCTGTGCTCAGTGACAGCACAGCCAGCCCTGCTGCCCGGCTCCAC TGCGCTTCTGCTCTTGGCTTGGGGTGCTATGTGGCTGCTGCTGACGTCCAG GACCTGATGTCTTGCCTCAACTGCTTGGAAAGCGTTTTCAGCCGGTCCTGTGCCGTGGGTGGCTCCACAGTCCCTGTGGTCCCCACCAGCCAGCATGGCCTGCTCTGCGCTGCCCTGCAGGCCTGGGCTTTGCTCCTCACCGTCTGCCCCAGTGCCCATATCAGCCACATCCTGGACAG gcagCTGCCCCGGCTGCCCCAGCTCTTGTCCAGCGAAAGCGTGAACCTGCGAATTGCTGCCGGCGAGACCATCGCACTACTGTTTGAGCTTGCCCGGGACCTTGAG GAGGATTTTCTGTACGAGGACATGGAGGCCCTCTGTAGCGCCCTGCGGACCCTGGCCACCGACAGCAACAAGTACCGTGCCAAGGCTGACCGCCGGCGGCAGCGTTCCACGTTCCGTGCCGTGCTGCACTTTGTTGAG AACAACGAGCTCCTCCGTGACATCTTTGGCCTGGGCCCTGTGCTGGTGCTGGATGCCGCCGCCCTGAAGGCCTGCAAGATCTCACGTTTTGAGAAG CACTTGTACAACGCTGCTGCCTTCAAAGCACGGACCAAGGCACGCAGCCGCGTGCGGGACAAGCGGGCAGACCTCCTCTGA